A region of the Paenibacillus rhizovicinus genome:
GTCTTGAAGAAGTCCGTCGCTAAACACAAAGCGATCGTACTGGCTGAAATCGTGGCCGAGAAGGAGCAGGTGATCCGGAAGACCGGACTGCTAGAGTACATCACCAAGCTGGGCGACATGGGTAATGTCGGCGGTATGGATGTAGTGAAAAGCTGGCTGACCGATGCCTACTTCGCCTTTGATCCGGAGGCCCGCAACTTCGGCGTCGATCCGGTTCGTGGGGCGGTACTGGCAGGATGGCCAGGCGCCGGTAAGTCACTGTTCGCTAAAGCCACAGCATTCATGTGGAACCTTCCCCTACTCAAGATGAACATGAGTGACATCATGGATTCTCGTGTCGGTCAATCCGAAAAGAACATCGCCAGGGCGTTGAAGCTCGCAGAGGCGGTTAGCCCATGTGTGCTATGGATCGATGAGCTGGAGAAAGGTCTTGCTGGCATCGCATCTTCGGACAAGTCCGATTCCGGCACGTTGTCTCGTGTCGTTCAAGAGCTGCTGACGTGGCTCTCCGAGAAAGAAGCGCCGGTATTCGTTATCGCCACGGCGAATGATGTGACGAAGCTTCCTCCGGAGCTCACTCGTGCCGGCCGATTCGATGAGGTATTCTTTGTTTCCTTGCCTCATGACAAAGAGCGGGAGCAGATCCTTTCGATCCACCTGCAGAAGCGTGGCTACCAGATTGTTGACACGGTTCCGGAAATCGGATCCGGCAAGTTCTCGGTTGTAGAAATTGCTGAACTGGCCAGTCGGATGAAAGACTTTTCCGGTGCAGAAATCGAGCAAGTGGTTGCCGAGTCTGGCCGCCGTGCGTATGCCTCGTTCAAGAAGAACGAGCGAACAGTACACCACATTCAACCGGAGGATTTGGTATTCCAGATCGAAACGATCGTTCCGCTGGCTAAGCGTAATCCACAGCTGCTGGCAGATCTGCGGAACTGGGCAAAACATTCTGCGAAGTGTGCGTCTTCCGAGGAGCACAACTTCTTGCACAAGGACTATAAAGCAGAGGGGAAATCGAAGCTTCGTGTCATTGGCGGCGGCTTCGAAGACCTTGATCTTGAAAACTAATTGCAAGGAGGGGGTGATTTTGCTCTATAACCCAACGATGGAAAAAATCAAGGCCATCGATTTTGTGAATCAGTCCATGGCCTTTGAGCGTGATTTCGATAAAACGGATAAGGTTCGGCGGGCGATACAAATTGCCCTGGATGAGATTCTTGAATTTGAAAATTCTTATCGCAATTTTTCGCAGCAGAATCAGCACCTGCAAGTGTTTCAGCACTTACTGAAGCCCATTCTGGATGAGCGTATGGGTCAAATGATCAATCACGCTCGGCACATGATGGAGAAGACGTACACGACCGATGAGCTCCAGGAGCTTCCGGAGCACGTCTATCAGGATGTGATCGCCGTTCAGAAGCAGCGGGTTGAAGTGCTTAAAAAGATTGCGAAAAGCTATTTTTCATAACAGCAACGTGGTGGCGCAAGAGAACGCAACGCTTATGAGCAGGACGGCAATGGGGTGCCTGTCGCTAAAGGCCGGGCAGTCCGGTAGAAATCCGGGTACGACTTTTTGAGAGTCGGCATGCATGGGAGAGTGGCCCATGCCCACGTTACGATCGGTAGTAAAAATAAAACATACAGAAGGGTAAAGGTGATTTGAATGTCTCATTTCAAAGCATTCGCATGTAAGGTTGATTCCGTGGAGTTCGTCAAGAAAGCTCTGCAAGAAATGAATCTCGGCTACAAGGAGAACTGCCAGATCGAGGACTGGGCGCATCAAAAACGCAACGTCGTTCTCGGCGTCGTAAAAGATGGCAAGCTGGTACCGCTCGGCTTTGCTCAAGAAGAAGGCGAGCTGAAACTGTACGCCGATTGGTTCATGACCGGCTTCTCCGAGAAGCAATTCACGGAAAAAGTGGCGCAGCTGCATGACAAGCACAAAGCGATCGACGTTTGCGAACAAAACGGATGGAGCGTGGATATGGATTCCCTGACCACGAATGAAGCCGGCGAGATCGAGTTCCTGGCTACGAGCTGGGCGTAATGAGCGTTGTAACGCAATACGTTCTGCTCTCCATTTTTTTGGCTCTCCTGGTGGGATATTATCTCCACCAGGCTGACCCAGAGAAAATGAAGCGGGCTCGAATGGGCGCAAACATTGCGGCCCTTGGTTTCATGATTAACATCATCTACACAGCATTCATGGGTTGGAATCAGACTGCTCAATCAACCTTGGAGTGGGCGCTTGATATTTTCACGTCCATTATCTTGTTTGGTGGCATTCTGATCATCATGTCTTGTTCTCGAAAAAAAAGTGTCAAGCGATCTTCTTAGGCCGCTGCATAAAATTGATGCGTCCTGTTAGGTGACGATGCCAGTGGTCGATCGGGAACCACGGCTGCACTTGAATCCCGTATATTGGGGGCTGCCGCTACTATGGTGTAGGTCCCCCAATATTTATACATACCGTGCCTGGTATGACCCAAATCCAACATTCCGTCAGGAGGAATTTTACCATGGAACAACAACAAGTGAAGTTTACGATCGGCAAAGCCGGCGGTATCAAATTCGAAGCAATGAACGTGCAAGGTCAAGCCTGCACTGTCGTCACTCGTGACATCGAGCTGCACCTTTCCCGCACCAATGCGGTCGTTTCTGAAGGCAAGAAGCCGGAGTTCTATGAGGACGGCCCGAACACTGAAGTGTTCAACAGCCTGAACGACTAATTGCGTAATGAGCGGCGGGCGAAATGCCCGCTTGCTTTTTCAAAGAATGGAGTGATTTGGCTTGACGACAACACGCAGCAATAAGCGTACCGGTGGAACAAAGCCCGCCGAACAAAATCCTGATCTCTTTGACCAGGCTCCGGCGAGTTTGGTCCTCGACGAGTTCCAGATGCTAAAACGCTTCATTACCAACATGGAAGATAACGTGTATTGCGTTACGAATCTTCCTGAAGAATTTATCGCCGTTCTTTTTGCATGGGTATCCCGCTCTCCAAAAAGCTTCAAGGAGCATGTGCTTCAGGCGATTAAGGACGGATTTATTGATCCGGCCAAGATCCTGGAGAATCCATATGAGCAACTGAGCGATAAAGCGGCAGCCTTCCACGAAAAGTGGGTTGTAGGCTATGGTCATAGCTCGGTTGCCGAGCATGCTAATGCCCACGTCGGCGTGGAGCGAGTGTCCCGCTTGGCCTCTGCCGAGCTGGAACTTTCCAACGAGCATTATGCCATTACGGAATACTCACAGCGTTACCAGAAGCCCGTGCGTGGCGCCTGGTTCAATCCGTTCGAGCGGTGGATTAATCACAGCGGACCGACTCGTGACATGCACGAGAACCCCGCCTGGATCGCCTACGAGGGCTTCATGAATGAGTGCTTCGACGTATTCGAAGAGCTGATTGATGGCGTTTATAAGCATCTCACGGAAGGCAAGTTTTATCCGTCGGCCGACTCGGAGATCGCTCGTATCAATGCCACTGCCATGAAGCTGTCATTCGAGGATGCCCGCTATGCGCTGCCGCTGGCGATGTTCACGCAACTGGGTATGACGGCAAACGGCCGGTCATGGCGGGATGGACTCAGCAACTTGTATGCGTCTGATTATGCTGAAGTGCATGACATGACCAACAAGCTAAAACGTGAAATCACGAAGGTGCTGCCGACACTGCTGAAACATGCCGATCCGTCTGAATACCAGGCGAAAAGCAAAAAGCGCATGAAGGCTCGCTTCCCGGAAACGTTTGTCAAAGGCAAGGCGCTGCAACCGGTGGCGCTTTACGACTTCCCATTGGAAGGT
Encoded here:
- a CDS encoding DUF1257 domain-containing protein, which codes for MSHFKAFACKVDSVEFVKKALQEMNLGYKENCQIEDWAHQKRNVVLGVVKDGKLVPLGFAQEEGELKLYADWFMTGFSEKQFTEKVAQLHDKHKAIDVCEQNGWSVDMDSLTTNEAGEIEFLATSWA
- a CDS encoding AAA family ATPase, with the protein product MTTAAASMLVSGMEEIQILLNSRRRLILVQTYEEERFTEDMKSLIEARSYKGLSWTASSGLRDVITREPAKEQMTDPIKMLQHIMDTKDQTVFILKDFHDIWDNKMAKRKLRDVIEWPDNMYKPIIIVAPQCQIPTELEKLVTLVKYDLPDRRRVTEHLESLEAYLQSKDLALPTGREREAIINALVGMTDSEVTNVLKKSVAKHKAIVLAEIVAEKEQVIRKTGLLEYITKLGDMGNVGGMDVVKSWLTDAYFAFDPEARNFGVDPVRGAVLAGWPGAGKSLFAKATAFMWNLPLLKMNMSDIMDSRVGQSEKNIARALKLAEAVSPCVLWIDELEKGLAGIASSDKSDSGTLSRVVQELLTWLSEKEAPVFVIATANDVTKLPPELTRAGRFDEVFFVSLPHDKEREQILSIHLQKRGYQIVDTVPEIGSGKFSVVEIAELASRMKDFSGAEIEQVVAESGRRAYASFKKNERTVHHIQPEDLVFQIETIVPLAKRNPQLLADLRNWAKHSAKCASSEEHNFLHKDYKAEGKSKLRVIGGGFEDLDLEN
- a CDS encoding FAD-dependent thymidylate synthase; translation: MTTTRSNKRTGGTKPAEQNPDLFDQAPASLVLDEFQMLKRFITNMEDNVYCVTNLPEEFIAVLFAWVSRSPKSFKEHVLQAIKDGFIDPAKILENPYEQLSDKAAAFHEKWVVGYGHSSVAEHANAHVGVERVSRLASAELELSNEHYAITEYSQRYQKPVRGAWFNPFERWINHSGPTRDMHENPAWIAYEGFMNECFDVFEELIDGVYKHLTEGKFYPSADSEIARINATAMKLSFEDARYALPLAMFTQLGMTANGRSWRDGLSNLYASDYAEVHDMTNKLKREITKVLPTLLKHADPSEYQAKSKKRMKARFPETFVKGKALQPVALYDFPLEGHALREIVTHEIVRAQGLTINEARARAGTYSTEELKEIVLELIWEMGKYDAPPESFKQIHYQFSMLISEANWHQLLRHNRKTAFTFAPPNVHSGITIPPRIKEAGLEHKLVELAAKAEEFFGTLSPGIREYVVLNAHRRQILADCNLWEMYHLINLRTSEEAQWDIRQAFNDLYEQLKFAHPTLISAAKRR
- a CDS encoding DUF2997 domain-containing protein, which codes for MEQQQVKFTIGKAGGIKFEAMNVQGQACTVVTRDIELHLSRTNAVVSEGKKPEFYEDGPNTEVFNSLND